In Komagataeibacter sucrofermentans DSM 15973, the genomic window CCCGCCGTGCCATAGGCGTAATCCATGTTGCCTTTTTCATCGGGCGGCACGGCATTGGTCTTTTCAATCAGCGCGACCAGCAGGGGCGTTGCCTCATCATGCTGCGCCAGCCCGTTACCGATGCAGAAATTGAGGTACCCCGCCAGCCGCGCCCCGGGTGTGGCTGCCACGATCGCATGCGGGCTGAGCATGGCGGGATTCTGCGCCATGGCTACAGGCAGGCCACTCATCAGGCCAAGACCGGTGAGTGCGCCCATCATGACTGAACGGTAGCCCATTGCCTTCATCCTTCATGCTTCATGCCAGAGCGCAGGCATGACCTGCCCTGCGCCACGCCGTAGAACCGCGCGCGGCGGGTGAAGTTGCATGAAGGAGAGGCGTAATAACGCGCCCTGCCACGACAAAATGCAGGCTGCCGGAACAGTCTAATCATGTCAGATCGGATTTTTAAGGAAAGTGGCGCACCCGAAAGGACTCGAACCTCTAACCCCCAGATTCGTAGTCTGGTGCTCTATCCAGTTGAGCTACGGGTGCGCTGTGAGGCGGTTTCTAGCCGAGGTGCTTGCACCCCGCAAGCCCCTTTTTTCGCTTTGGGAAAATTTTTTTTGGCGGCCTGAAATGCCATCTCAGGAATGACCTGCAATCAGGAAAAAGTTTTTGGTGAAGCTTTTTTCAAAAAGCTTTGAAAGAACGCAGCCTTTTTGAAAAAAGGCGGCACCCAGAAACTTTTGATTTTTAAACAAACGTTTATCGCCGCATCCGCGCGCGCAGTCGCTGGCCAAGTCGCCGCGTACCGACACGGATGCGCTCCATGTAAAGATAGATGACCGGCGTGGTGTAGAGCGTGAGCAACTGGCTCATCATCAGCCCGCCCACCACCGTAATGCCCAGCGGGCGGCGCATTTCCATGCCGTAGCCGCTATTGGTTATCAGCGGCACGGCGCCAAGGGCTGCGGCAAGCGAGGTCATGAGAATGGGGCGGAAGCGTTGGATGCACGCCTCGCGTATGGCGGGGGCGGGGTCCATGCCCCGGTCGCGTTCGGCATGCAGCGCGAAATCCACGATCAGGATGGCGTTCTTCTTCACGATGCCAACGAGCAGGATCATCCCGATCATGGTGATGAGCGAGAACTCCTGCCCCAGCGCCCACAGGGCCAGCACCGCGCCCACCCCGGCCGAGGGCAGGGTGGACATGATGGTCAGCGGGTGGATGTAGCTTTCATACAATATGCCCAGGGTCACATAGATCGTGACAAGGGCCGCGATGAAAATCAGCACCTCGTTGATGATGGCGGATTTGAACTGCGCCGCCTGCCCGCTGAAGCCGCCATGAATGGAGGGCGGCACATGCAGGCGGATCATGGTGTCGGCAATGGCGGCCGAGGCATCGCTCAGCGCCATGCCGGGGGCGAGGTCGAAGGAAATGGCCGCCGAGACGAACCCGTCCTGGTGCGAGACGGTGATGGGCGTGACACGCGGCTCAAGCCGCGCCACATCGGAGAGCGGGATCATGGTCTCGGTGCTGGATGAGACAGCCGACCCGTTCGAGGCGCCCGTGCCCCCTGCCAGCCGGTTGGCGATCTGGTTGCGAAAGGACTGCTGGCTGAGCTGCGTGCTGCGGCTGGCCTGCTCGGTGGTGGTGGCGCGCGCACGCACCGTGTTCGACACTGTGCCACCGCCCGCACTCCCGCCGGAGGTGGAAATCCGCATGGAATTGAGGATCTCGGGGCTGGTGCGGTACGCATCCGCCACCTCCATCACCACATGATAGGTGGTGAGCGAGGTGGAGATGTTGGACGCCGTGCGCTGGCCAAAGGCATCATACAGCGTGTTGCTGACCAGTTGCGGCGTGATCAGGTAACGCGCGGCAAGATCGCGGATGATGTCGGCATGGATGGCGGCGCCATTGTTCATGACATCGGTGGTGACATCGCGCAGCACCGGGTTCGTGCGCAGCGCCGCAGTCAGGATCGGGGCCCATCTGTACAGGTCATCGGCGTTGTCGCTGGTGAGCTGGTAGCGGTAGGCGCCCTCCTTCTGCCGCCCGCCACCGCCGCTGATGTCACCGGCCGAGAACAGCGATATGTCCAGCCCCGGTATGGCCGCAAGGCGCTCATGCACGCGCGCGATCATGTCGTCGATGGTGTCATGGCGCGCCGTGCGGTCGTGCAACTGCGCGAAGGCCTGCCCCTCGATGTTGGTATCGCCGGAAAAGGCCACGACTTCCTCCGTGTCCGGGTCGGTCGAAAGCGCGCTGCTGATGGCGCGGATCTTCTCCTTCATGGCGGGGAACGAGGTGGTCTGGTCAGCGCGGAAGAAGCTCATGACCATGGCCACGTCTTCCTTGGGCAATATGCCCTTGGGCATGAGCACGATCACGCCGATCATGACCGCAAGGCTGGCCGGCAGGGTCAGGGCGGTAAGCACGTGGTGGCGGAGCGCCACGTCAAGCGTGCGTTCGTAAAAGCGCAGCAGGTGCCCGTAGCCGACCTCCAGCATGTCGCCCGCCTGGCGGGGCCACCGGCGCCACCACGGCGCCGTGGGGGGCAGGGGGGCGATCTCGCCCACTTCAAGGAACAGGCTGCACATCATGGGGGTAAGGCTGAGGGCGAGCAGCAGCGACACCGTGACCGTGATGGCCAGCGTCATCGAAAACTCGAAGAAGATCTTGCCCGGCGTGCCCGCCAGCAGAAGCAGCGGCAGGAACACCGCGACAAGCGAGATGGTGATGGACAGCACCGTGAACCCGATCTCGCGCGAGCCCTTCAGCGCCGCCTCGCGCCGGTTCAGCCCGGCCTCCATGTGGCGGGCGATGTTTTCCAGCACCACGATGGCGTCATCCACCACGAAGCCCGTGGCGATGGTCAGCGCCATGAGCGAGAGAATATCGAGCGAGAAGCCGAACACCGACATCAGCGCCAGCGTGCCCGCGAGCGAGATGGGCACGGTAATGGCCGGGATCAGCGTCGAGCGCATCGTGCGCAGGAAGGCCAGCACCACCCCCACCACCAGCACGACCGAGGCCAGCAGCGTCCATTTGGTATCGGCGAGGGAGGCGCGGATGGTGATCGAGCGGTCCATGACCGGGCTCAGCGTCACCCCGCGCGGCAGCGCCGTGCGCAGGGCGGGGATGCGGGCCTTGATGTCATCGGTCACGCGGATGACATTCGCACCCGCGCGCGGGCGGATGATGGCCATGACCGCCTGATGCCCGTTGAGGTAGCCGATCTGGCGCTCGTTTTCCACGCCGTTGCGCACGGTCGCGACATCGCTCAGCCGCACGGGGCGGGTGTCGCGGTAGCCGATCACGAGGTCGCGGTACTGCGCGGCGGTGCGGGCCTGGTCATTGGTGGCCAGCATGTAGCGCCTGCTGTCGTTTTCAATGACACCCTTGGGCGTGTTGGCATTGGCCGAGGCCAGCGCCGAGCGGATATCCTCAAACCCCAGCCCGTATTTGAACAGGGGCCACGGGTTGATGTCCACGCGCACGGCGGGCGCGGAACTGCCCGCGATCTCGACCCAGCCCACCCCCTGCACCTGCGAAAGCAGGGGCTGCAGGCGTGTCTTGGCAATATCGTACAGCTCCGATACCGGCTGCGTGTCCGAAGTGAGGGCCAGGATCAGGATCGGGTTGTCGGAGGGGTTGGCCTTCCAGTACTGCGGCTGGGACTGCAGGGTGGCGGGCATGTCGGCGCGGGCGGCGCGCAGGGCTGCCTCCACATCATTGGCGGCGGCGTCGATATTGGTCGTTTCATTGAAGATGAGCAGGATGAAGGCGCTGTCCTGGCTCGAATCCGATTCAATCGAACTCACCCCCGCCACCTGCCCCAGCCTGCGCTCGAGCGGGGTGGTGACGGAACTGGCCATCTGCTGTGGCGAGGCCCCCGGCTGGGTTGCCATGACATAGATGACCGGCACCGCGATGTTGGGCAGGTCGCCCACCGGCAGCAGCCGGTAGGCGAACACGCCCGAAAGCAGGATGGCCAGCGCCATGAGCGTGGTCGCCACCGGGCGCAGGATGAAAATACGGCACAGGTTCACGCTTGGCGTCCGTTGCCTGTGGCCGTGCTGTTTCTTCTGGTCTCGCGGGTCCTGATGGTCATGAAGAAGGGGCGGTGTCCGGCGTCAGCCCGGTTTCGGGCATGGTGCCCGCCTGGCCGGCTGGCTGGCGGAAGTAGTAATGCTCGGCAATCGAGATGGGCAGCAGGTCCATGAAGCGCGAGCCCGCCGCGAGCCACCACGGGAACGCGATGCGCCGCCTGCCGCGCGCAATGCCCGACAGGATGGCCCGCACGGCGTCGCCTGTCTGGGTCAGGCCGGGCATGTGAAAGTTGTTCTGCGCTGTCATGGGGGTGGCCACGAACCCGCAGCTCACGCTGGTCATGACAATGCCCGCGCGCTTCATGTTGGCCCCCGTCGCCACCATGAAGCGGTCCACCGCCGCCTTGGAGGCGCAATAGGACGGCGTGCCGGGAAACGACACCAGCCCCGCGACCGAGGCCATGGCGCAGATGCGCCCGCGCACCCCGTCCGTGCCGCGAGGCTGGCCGCGCATGACGTGCAGCGCGGGCAGCACCGTGTTCAGCACGCCATCGACGTTTGTATCGAACATGCGGCGGATCTGGGCATCAGGCTCGTAAGGCGCATCCTCGCCGCCCCGGGTCGAGGCGGTAATGCCAGCGCCTGCGAATACGAGGTCGAGCGTACCGGCTTTCGTGATCCACTCTTCCATGCCGCCCGCGTCGCGCACGTCCTGCACCCTGATGCGGGCATCCGCCCCGCGCGTGATGCAGGCGGTGGCCACGGCCTCGAGGTTGCGGGCATTGCGCCCGCCAAGGTGCAGCGTGCGGCCCGGGCGTGCGAGGGCGAGGGCAAGACCGCGCCCGATTCCGGACGAGGCGCCTGTGATGAGTATCGAATCCTGTTTCATATTCGCAGAATACATACACCCTGTTAGAACTGCGCTACCCCGTTTGCCTACCCGGCCTGCATTCGCACAGGACCGCCGACCAAGGAGAGCCGCATGAGCCAGCCCGCCACCCCCTCCCGCCCAACCCCCGTGGTGCCGGTCAGGCGCAGGGGGGTCTGCCTGGTCATTTCCGCCCCGTCAGGTGCGGGCAAGTCCACCATTGCCAATGCCCTGCGCGCCTCCGAGCCGCAACTGCTGCACTCGGTCTCGGTCACCACGCGCCAGCCCCGCCCCGGCGAGAGCGATGGCGTGCATTACCATTTTCGCAGCATGGATGAATTCAACCGCATGGCCGAGGCCGGCGAGATGCTGGAATGGGCCACCGTGTTCGGTCGCGGCTACGGCACGCCGCGCGCGCCCGTCGAGCAGGCGCTTGCCGATGGGCGCGACATGGTGTTCGACATTGACTGGCAGGGCCACCGCCAGATCCGCGCAGCGCTGCCCGCTGACGTGATCAGCCTGTTCGTGCTGCCGCCCTCGATCGAGGAACTCGAGCGTCGCCTCAATGGCCGCGCCTCCGATGAGGCCGATGAGATCGCGCGCCGCATGCAGGCCGCGCGTGACGAGATCTCGCACTGGAACGAATTCGATCACGTCATCATCAATTCCGACCTCGATCAGGCCATTGCCGAGGCCCGCGCCGTGCTCGTCGCAGCCCGCCTCGAGCGTCACCGCCAGGTGGGGCTGACTGACCTCGTGGCCAGTTTTGGCGTGTGATGACGCGCTTCATCGCGGGGAATGAGGCATAAAGTTTCGGCGCGTCGTCTTTTTTAAGGGAGGCGGCGTTATCGAAGCTTTTTGAAAAAAGCTTCATCAAAAACTTTTCCATCGATGCATGCCTGTGTTGCATGCCGCTATCGCGCATGGACAACCCGCCTGAAATACGGGGATATGCACCGGCGGCGCTCTCCTGCGCCGTTGTTTTTTTGACCGTGGATTCCCATGCCTGCCCGTAGCCGCCCTGCTCCCGTCATGCCGTTCTGGATGATTGCCCTGCTCGGGCTGCTTACGGCCATCGGGCCGCTGGCCACGGATATGTACCTGCCCGCCTTTCCGGTCATGGATCGTGAACTCGTGGGCGGGCATGCGGGCAGCAGCCAGGTTACGCTGGCCGCATGGTTCGCGGGGCTGGCGCTGGGGCAGTTCAGCATGGGCCCCATTTCCGACCGGCTGGGCCGCAGGGTGCCACTGCTTGGCGGGCTTGTGTTCTTCATCATCGGCTCGGTGGGGTGTGCCTTGGCCGGGGGGTTCGGGCTGTTCTGCCTGTGCCGGTTCATCGCGGCTCTTGGCGGGGCGGCGTGCGCGGTCATTCCACGCGCCATCGTGCGCGACGTGGCCACGGGGGCGGTGGGCGCGCGCATCATGTCGCAGCTCATGCTGGTGTTTGGCGTCATGCCCATCCTGGCGCCCTCGCTGGGCAGTCTCGTGCTCTCGTTCGGGCACTGGCGCTGGATTTTCTGGATTGCGGTGGGCTATGGCGCGCTGGGTCTGGTCACGGTCATTGCGAGCCTGCCCGACTCCATGCCGCCCGAGCGGCGCATCGCCTTCTCGCCCACCGGCATGATCAGCCGCTACGCAGGCCTGGTGCGTGAGCCGGTGTTCATGTCGAGCGCGCTGATCAACAGTTTCTCCTCCTTTGTCATGTTCGCCTACATCACTTCGGCCCCCATGGTGTTCGAGCATCTGCTGGGCTTTACGCCGGGGCAGTTTGGCGTGTTCTTCGGGCTGAATGCCGGGGTATTCATCGCCTGTGCCCAGATCAACGGGCGGCTGGTGCATCATATCGACCTCTCGCGCCTGCTTGACTGCGGCATCGGGGCCATCGTGATTGCCGCTTCCGCCTGCCTTGCCCTGTCGCTGGCAGGGGTTGCGGGGCCCGCGCACCCGCTGCTGGTGTGCGTGCTGGTGAGCTGTATTACCGGCAGCCTCGGCTTTATCGGGCCAAACGCCACGGTGCTGGCCTTTACCCATCATGGCCACCAGGCGGGCAGTGCCTCGGCGCTGATGGGCACCATCCAGTTCTCGCTCGCCGCGGGTAGCGGCTTCATTCTGGGCCATGTCGCCTTTCGCAGCCCCACGCCGCTGGCGGTGGTGGTGATGGGGGGCGTGTGCTGCACGGTGGCGTGCAATATCTGGCGGCATGCCAGCGCGCGCCGGGCGGCGGCTGCCCAGCGGGCCTGACGCGGCCCGGC contains:
- a CDS encoding efflux RND transporter permease subunit: MNLCRIFILRPVATTLMALAILLSGVFAYRLLPVGDLPNIAVPVIYVMATQPGASPQQMASSVTTPLERRLGQVAGVSSIESDSSQDSAFILLIFNETTNIDAAANDVEAALRAARADMPATLQSQPQYWKANPSDNPILILALTSDTQPVSELYDIAKTRLQPLLSQVQGVGWVEIAGSSAPAVRVDINPWPLFKYGLGFEDIRSALASANANTPKGVIENDSRRYMLATNDQARTAAQYRDLVIGYRDTRPVRLSDVATVRNGVENERQIGYLNGHQAVMAIIRPRAGANVIRVTDDIKARIPALRTALPRGVTLSPVMDRSITIRASLADTKWTLLASVVLVVGVVLAFLRTMRSTLIPAITVPISLAGTLALMSVFGFSLDILSLMALTIATGFVVDDAIVVLENIARHMEAGLNRREAALKGSREIGFTVLSITISLVAVFLPLLLLAGTPGKIFFEFSMTLAITVTVSLLLALSLTPMMCSLFLEVGEIAPLPPTAPWWRRWPRQAGDMLEVGYGHLLRFYERTLDVALRHHVLTALTLPASLAVMIGVIVLMPKGILPKEDVAMVMSFFRADQTTSFPAMKEKIRAISSALSTDPDTEEVVAFSGDTNIEGQAFAQLHDRTARHDTIDDMIARVHERLAAIPGLDISLFSAGDISGGGGRQKEGAYRYQLTSDNADDLYRWAPILTAALRTNPVLRDVTTDVMNNGAAIHADIIRDLAARYLITPQLVSNTLYDAFGQRTASNISTSLTTYHVVMEVADAYRTSPEILNSMRISTSGGSAGGGTVSNTVRARATTTEQASRSTQLSQQSFRNQIANRLAGGTGASNGSAVSSSTETMIPLSDVARLEPRVTPITVSHQDGFVSAAISFDLAPGMALSDASAAIADTMIRLHVPPSIHGGFSGQAAQFKSAIINEVLIFIAALVTIYVTLGILYESYIHPLTIMSTLPSAGVGAVLALWALGQEFSLITMIGMILLVGIVKKNAILIVDFALHAERDRGMDPAPAIREACIQRFRPILMTSLAAALGAVPLITNSGYGMEMRRPLGITVVGGLMMSQLLTLYTTPVIYLYMERIRVGTRRLGQRLRARMRR
- a CDS encoding SDR family oxidoreductase → MKQDSILITGASSGIGRGLALALARPGRTLHLGGRNARNLEAVATACITRGADARIRVQDVRDAGGMEEWITKAGTLDLVFAGAGITASTRGGEDAPYEPDAQIRRMFDTNVDGVLNTVLPALHVMRGQPRGTDGVRGRICAMASVAGLVSFPGTPSYCASKAAVDRFMVATGANMKRAGIVMTSVSCGFVATPMTAQNNFHMPGLTQTGDAVRAILSGIARGRRRIAFPWWLAAGSRFMDLLPISIAEHYYFRQPAGQAGTMPETGLTPDTAPSS
- the gmk gene encoding guanylate kinase, whose product is MSQPATPSRPTPVVPVRRRGVCLVISAPSGAGKSTIANALRASEPQLLHSVSVTTRQPRPGESDGVHYHFRSMDEFNRMAEAGEMLEWATVFGRGYGTPRAPVEQALADGRDMVFDIDWQGHRQIRAALPADVISLFVLPPSIEELERRLNGRASDEADEIARRMQAARDEISHWNEFDHVIINSDLDQAIAEARAVLVAARLERHRQVGLTDLVASFGV
- a CDS encoding multidrug effflux MFS transporter, producing the protein MPARSRPAPVMPFWMIALLGLLTAIGPLATDMYLPAFPVMDRELVGGHAGSSQVTLAAWFAGLALGQFSMGPISDRLGRRVPLLGGLVFFIIGSVGCALAGGFGLFCLCRFIAALGGAACAVIPRAIVRDVATGAVGARIMSQLMLVFGVMPILAPSLGSLVLSFGHWRWIFWIAVGYGALGLVTVIASLPDSMPPERRIAFSPTGMISRYAGLVREPVFMSSALINSFSSFVMFAYITSAPMVFEHLLGFTPGQFGVFFGLNAGVFIACAQINGRLVHHIDLSRLLDCGIGAIVIAASACLALSLAGVAGPAHPLLVCVLVSCITGSLGFIGPNATVLAFTHHGHQAGSASALMGTIQFSLAAGSGFILGHVAFRSPTPLAVVVMGGVCCTVACNIWRHASARRAAAAQRA